GCGCCAGCGCGAGGCGCTCATCGACGCGCTCAAGTAGCCCGTCACCAGGAGCTCCCGCGAGGGGAGTGTCGCTCGTGACACTCCCCTCGCGGATCTCCCGAAGCCTGGGACGCTGGACTACGTGAGCTCACCTGATCCGGCGACCCCGGTTTCCGACCTCGCCGCCCGCTACCAGCGAGGCGACTTCCTGTTCACGACGGCCGAGCGCGCACTCCTCGCGCAGGGCACGATCCGGACCGTCACCGAGACGGACCCCCGGCGGCTCGCCTCGGCGATTCCCGGCGTCCTGGCCGGCACCGGTGCCCCGCTGGCCGTCGGTGTCCTGCCGTTCGACACCGGGCCCGACACGAAGGTGCCGGGCCACCTCGTCGTGCCCCGGACCGTCCACCGCGCCGAAGGGGCGCCCTCGCTGCCGCGGGAGGTCCTGCCGGCGCCCGTGCGGGTGCGTGCGGTGCCCTCTCCCGAGCAACACATGGCCACCGTCCAGGCTGCCGTCGCGGCTTTGGCCGACCGTGGCCTGCGCAAAGCCGTCCTCGCCCGGGCGCTCGACCTCGAGTTCGCTTCGCCCGTGTCCGCGGAGCGGATCGTGCGGAACCTGGCGGTCGGCAACCCCCGGCACTTCACGTACGCGGCCGAACTGCCCGGCGGCCGGTCGCTCGTCGGCGCCACGCCCGAGCTGCTGCTGCGCCGCACCGGCCGCACGGT
This genomic window from Amycolatopsis mongoliensis contains:
- a CDS encoding isochorismate synthase; its protein translation is MSSPDPATPVSDLAARYQRGDFLFTTAERALLAQGTIRTVTETDPRRLASAIPGVLAGTGAPLAVGVLPFDTGPDTKVPGHLVVPRTVHRAEGAPSLPREVLPAPVRVRAVPSPEQHMATVQAAVAALADRGLRKAVLARALDLEFASPVSAERIVRNLAVGNPRHFTYAAELPGGRSLVGATPELLLRRTGRTVFSSPHAGSMPRSADPAADRANGEALRTSRKDQLEHAVVIDYLVEALRPFCRTLEVPAEPELVTTPAIWHLRTPITGELADPDVTALDLAAALHPTPAICGTPTEGARELVQELEPFDRDYYAGAVGWVDASGDGEWAVAIRCAEIASTSMRLYAGGGIVPASDPRAELDETTAKFRTLLSAMGLEDSV